TCACTCCCCCTTGGAGGGGGAGAAGCGGCGGTTGCGATTTCCGTGTCCGCTGGGGGGAAGGAGGCGCCGCTATGCCCCCCACCGGCGCGACTTCGGGCTCCGCCCTCGTCTTGCCGACTCCCCCTCAAGGGGGGAGTGATGCGCGGGAATAGCGGAGTGGGAATCTTTTCCCCTCGATTGCGTAACGGCTTGATGGCGGCGGGCGGTTCTACTTGCCGGGGTTCTCTTCGCTCTCCCGCGCCTCCGGCAGGGAGTCCAGCAATTCGTTCACCCGCCGGGCGTCTTCCAGAGGGCGGTCGTAGGCGAAATACAGCTTCGGTACGCCGCGCAAAGCCAGCGCGCCGCTAAGCAACCGGCGATAATGCGCAGCTTGGCCGTTTAATTCTTCGACCAACCGTTCACGCTGCGAAGGCTCGTCAACCAAACAGGAAATATAGACCCTGGCGGTCGCCAGATCGGCGCTGACCGTCACGGCGGAGACCGTTAGCAACGCCCGCGGCGATATGGGTTCCCTTTGCAGGAGGAGGGCCAACTGCCGCTTCACCAAGGCTGCAACCCTCCGGTGGCGGCCGTATTCCGCGGGCATGGAATCAGGAGGCGGCGCGCTCCTGTACGACCCGTTCGAAGGACTCGATTCGATCGCCAACACGGATATCTTTGTATGCCTTGAGGCCGATGCCGCACTCGACGCCGGACTTGACCTCGGCCACGTCTTCCTTGAAGCGCCGCAACGACTCCAAGCTGGCTTCGAACAGGACGACATCGTCCCGCAATACCCGTATCGAGCTGCCCCGCCGCACCACCCCGCTAAGCACCAGACAACCGGCCGCCTGACCGAACCCGGAAGAACGAAACACCTCGCGCACCTCGGCGACTCCCAAGACATTATCGCGCGTCTCCGGCTCCTTCATGCCGGCCAAAATCTTCTGCACATCCTCGAGCATCTCGTATATAACGCTGTAGTAGCGCAGTTCCAAACCTTCTTCCCGGATCATCTTGCGGGCGGCGCTGTCGGCCCGAATATTGAACCCGAACAGCAGGCCGCCGCAGGTCCGGGCCAGGTTCACGTCAGACTCCGTAATCCCGCCCACGCCGCTGCCCACGACGGCGACCTTGGCCTCCTCGGTAGAGCATTTCTCCAAGGCGTCCACCAAGACCTCGGCAGTGCCCTGCATATCGGCCTTGAGCACGATGCGCAGTTCGTCCGGACTGCCGCCCTCGATCCGCGAGAACATGTCCTCTGTACGGTTGCGCGACCGCGCCTCCAGCCCCCGCTCCCGCGACTGGCTTTTGCGGCGGGCGGCAAGTTCCCGGGCTTTACGCTCGTCCGGCGCCGCGATCATGCGCTCGCCGACGCCAGGCAAACCGGAAAAGCCCAGCACGGTAGCCGGAGTGGCAGGCCCGGCCGACTCGATTTCCCGGCTCCGTTCGTCAAGCAGAGAGCGCACCCGCCCATGCTCGGAGCCGCTCAACAGATAGTCGCCCTTGCGCAGTTCTCCCTCCTGCACCAGCAACGTGGCGACCGGCCCGCGGGTACGGTCCATGTAAGACTCGATGATCGTCCCGGAAGCGGGCCCCTTCTCCACGGCCCGCAACTCCAGCAGCTCGGCTTGCAGATCCAGGGCCCGCAGCAATTTGTCCACCCCCTCGCCAGTGCTGGCGGACACGTTCACGCATATGGTGTCGCCGCCCCATTCCTCGGAGATAACCTGCTCCTTGGCAAGCTCCTGCCGCACCCGCTCCGGGTCCGCGTCTTTGCGGTCAATCTTGTTGACGGCCACCACCAGCGGCACCGAAGCGGCGCGGGCATGCTGGATCGCTTCGCGCGTTTGCGGCATAACCCCGTCGTCCGCCGCCACTACCAGCACGGCGATATCGGTGATCTGAGTGCCCCGCGCCCGCATAGCGGTAAAGGCTTCGTGCCCGGGCGTATCAAGGAAAGTGATTCTGCCGCCGTCCTCCAACCGCACGCTGTAGGCGCCGATATGTTGCGTGATTCCCCCTTTCTCGCTCGCCGCCGTGGCGGCGCTGCGAATGCGGTCGAGCAGCGAGGTCTTGCCGTGATCGACATGACCCATGACCGTAACGACAGGCGCCCGCGGACAGGGCTCGCCGGCCTGCGGCTGTACCTGCAGGATTTCCTCCTCCAGCGAATTTTCCTTGACCAATTTCGGCTTGTGACCCATTTCCTCGACAACCACGGCCGCGGTCGCCTGATCTATGGACTGATTGATCGTAACCATGGTGCCCAGGTTCATCAGCATTTTGATCACTTCCGGGACCTTGACCGCCATCCGCAAAGCCAGGTCGCTTACCGCAATACTGTCGGGGATCTCCACCTCGCGCACCACCGGGACACTGGGGCGCTGGAAGGTGTGTTGCTGCTCGGCCTGGGGGGCCACGGTCTTAAGCCACGGCTTCTTGCGGCGGCGCCCGGCCTTTTCCACGGAGATATGCAGTTCCTTGGCCTTGTCTTTGCTCTTCCCCTTCCCCGGCGCCGACGCGGCGACCTTGCGCGTTGTAGCGGCAGGAGCGGCAGGCGCCGGCGGCGGCGCGGTCCCGGCGGCAGCCCCCGCGGGCGGGGTTGCCTCGGGCGGCACTTCAGACACAGGCGCAACCTCGGGCGCCGCCTCCGTCGCGGCGGCGGGCATCTCCTCCGCTACCGCGCGGGCGGCGGCGGCGGCGGGCGCCTCCTCCGGGGGCGCCGGCGGAGATGCCGGCGGCGGCGAGACGACGGGCTGCTCCGGGACCGCAGACGCCGGCAAACCGCTTTCGGGCGCCAAAGCCTCCTCTTCCTGCCCCTTGTGCAGGCTGCCGCGCTTGGCGTAAGTGCGACTCTTGCGAAACTCCACGCTCACGGCGCGCAGACGCGCCCGCAGGCGGCCCTGGGCGCCGCCCGCGGGCACCTTGAGTTCGGAGAACTGCCGGCGGCGCAACGTAATGCGGCTCGGTTCCACCTCCGTATCTTCGTTGCCGCGGCGGTGACGCAAATGCAGCAATAGTTGCGCCTTCTCTTCCGCCGTCAGCGTCCGGCCTTCTTCCGGCGCGAAGTCCACCCCGGCCATCGCCAATTCCCGCCGCAAGCGATCCAGGGGCAATCCGATCCGTTCGGCAAAGTCCTGTATGCTTTGCTCAAGCATTGCAGACCTGCTCCTGGTCTGGCGCTTCCTCGCTGGACCCCCCCCGCGCCGTCATAATCAAACGCCCGGCGCGTTCCTCGCCCATACGCTCGAGTTCGATCAGTTCGTCCACCGACTGATCCGCAAGGTCCTGCATCGTCACTACGCCCTGGCTGGCCAGCCGGTAGGCCAAATCGCGGTCCATGCCCTCCATGGCGAGCAGATCCGCACCCGGTTTCACGTCCATCAGGCGCACTTCCTCGGCAATGGCGCGAGTCAGCAGCCAACTCTTCGCCCGGCCGCGCAATTCCCGCACCAAGGCTTCGTCGAACTCCTCGATCTCCAGGATCTCCCGCTCCGGCACGTAGGCGATCTCCTCGATCTGCGAGAAGCCTTCCTGCACCAGGATGCTCGCCACCTCTTCGCCCACTTCCAGCTGCTCGTGGAACTCGCGCTGCAGACGGCCCGTATCTTCTTCGTTCTTCTCCTTGGCTTCTTCCAAAGACATCACGTTCAAGGTCCAAGCGGTCAGTTCGCTGGCCAGTTTCACATTCTGCCCGTTACGCCCGATCGCCTGCGAAAGATTCTCTTCCTCCACAATGAGGGACATCGTCCGAGCGTCCTCGTCCACCAGTACGGAAACGATATCGGCCGGCACCATGGCATTGAGCACGTACTGCGCGGGATTCTCGTCCCACTGCACGATATCCACCCGCTCGCCAGCCAGCTCGTTGGACACGGACTGCACGCGCGAGCCTCTCATCCCGACACAGGCGCCGATGGGGTCTATGCGCGGCTCGCGCGTCCGCACCGCAATCCGCGCGCGCGCGCCGGGGGCACGGACTCCGGACACGATTTCGATCAGGCCCTCGCCGATCTCCGGCACCTCGAGCCGAAATAATTCCAGCAGCAGTTCCGTGGCGGTGCGGCTCAGCACCAACTGGGGGCCCCGAGGCTCGGAGCGCACTTCGCAAAGGTAGCAGCGCAGACGGTCGTGCGGACGCACGCTCTCCCGCGGGATCAGGTCGCTGCGCGGGATAAAGCCCTCGGCGCCGTCCATGAGGCCGACCACAACCCCGCTACGCTCTACGCTCTTGACGACGCCGTTGATCATCTCGCCCACCCGCCCCTGATACAGTTCGAATATCCGCGCCCGCTCGGCCTCGCGCACCTTCTGGATAATGACCTGGCGCGCGTACTGCGCGGAGATGCGGCCATGTTCCACTACCGGCACCGGCTCCTCCAGGTATTCTCCGACCTCGGCATCCGCCTTCCGCTCGCGCGCCTCGCTCAAGCGGATCTGACGGTCCGGGAACTCCAGCGCCCCGTCATCCTCCGCGGGGCTGTCCGCGGCGGCCTCCCCGCCGTCGTCCGCGACGACCTCCCAGCGACGAAATGCCTCGTACTCGCAGGTGGCGCGGTCCATCGCCACCCGCACGTCCACATCCTTGCGCCGTAATTTCTTGATCGCGCTGGCCAAGGCCGCCTCCACCGCCTGGAAAATGATCTCCTCGCTAACGCCCTTCTCGTTGGAGACCGACTCGATCACCCGCAACAGATCGGCTGGGTCCATTTTCATCGCGCCGCGCTCCACTCAGGCACCAGCCGCGCCCGCTCGATCAGCGCCTCGGGAATCGCGTATTCGCCAGTCTCTGTACGGATACGCAACTGCGCCTCTCCTGCCTCCTCAAGAGCGCCGGTAAATCGGCATCGTCCCGCGATCTTCTCGCGGGTGCGGATCCGCACCTGGCGGCCAACGAAACGGGCGCACTGAGCGATGGTGAAAAGAGGGCGGTCCAACCCGGGAGAGGAAACCTCCAGAGAATAGCGGTTACGGATCGGATCGTTGACGTCCAGAATGCCGCTAATCTGATCCGTCACCCGCTCGCAGTCGTTAATTGTCACGCCGCCATCGCGGCGGTCCACATAGACGCGCAACTTCGTCTCCTCGCCTTGGTTCCATCGTTCCAAGCCGAGCATTTCGTAGCCCATAGCCGTTACCGCCGGTTCCAGCAAAGCCGCTAACTTACGGTCCTGCCTGTACATTCTCTACTACCCATCCCGCGGGGCAAGGATAAAAAAATGGGCCTTCGCGCCCATTCCCCTGCCGCAATCTTCGTCCCAAAACCGGCTTTATTATACTACCGGCAACGGGCTTTTGCCAAGCGCGCCCAAGCGCGCCCGGAAATCCCCTATGTACGGGGCCCGGGATGACGCGGCAGGAACGTC
This genomic interval from Gammaproteobacteria bacterium contains the following:
- the rbfA gene encoding 30S ribosome-binding factor RbfA, yielding MPAEYGRHRRVAALVKRQLALLLQREPISPRALLTVSAVTVSADLATARVYISCLVDEPSQRERLVEELNGQAAHYRRLLSGALALRGVPKLYFAYDRPLEDARRVNELLDSLPEARESEENPGK
- the nusA gene encoding transcription termination factor NusA, translating into MDPADLLRVIESVSNEKGVSEEIIFQAVEAALASAIKKLRRKDVDVRVAMDRATCEYEAFRRWEVVADDGGEAAADSPAEDDGALEFPDRQIRLSEARERKADAEVGEYLEEPVPVVEHGRISAQYARQVIIQKVREAERARIFELYQGRVGEMINGVVKSVERSGVVVGLMDGAEGFIPRSDLIPRESVRPHDRLRCYLCEVRSEPRGPQLVLSRTATELLLELFRLEVPEIGEGLIEIVSGVRAPGARARIAVRTREPRIDPIGACVGMRGSRVQSVSNELAGERVDIVQWDENPAQYVLNAMVPADIVSVLVDEDARTMSLIVEEENLSQAIGRNGQNVKLASELTAWTLNVMSLEEAKEKNEEDTGRLQREFHEQLEVGEEVASILVQEGFSQIEEIAYVPEREILEIEEFDEALVRELRGRAKSWLLTRAIAEEVRLMDVKPGADLLAMEGMDRDLAYRLASQGVVTMQDLADQSVDELIELERMGEERAGRLIMTARGGSSEEAPDQEQVCNA
- a CDS encoding ribosome maturation factor RimP, with the translated sequence MYRQDRKLAALLEPAVTAMGYEMLGLERWNQGEETKLRVYVDRRDGGVTINDCERVTDQISGILDVNDPIRNRYSLEVSSPGLDRPLFTIAQCARFVGRQVRIRTREKIAGRCRFTGALEEAGEAQLRIRTETGEYAIPEALIERARLVPEWSAAR
- the infB gene encoding translation initiation factor IF-2, whose protein sequence is MLEQSIQDFAERIGLPLDRLRRELAMAGVDFAPEEGRTLTAEEKAQLLLHLRHRRGNEDTEVEPSRITLRRRQFSELKVPAGGAQGRLRARLRAVSVEFRKSRTYAKRGSLHKGQEEEALAPESGLPASAVPEQPVVSPPPASPPAPPEEAPAAAAARAVAEEMPAAATEAAPEVAPVSEVPPEATPPAGAAAGTAPPPAPAAPAATTRKVAASAPGKGKSKDKAKELHISVEKAGRRRKKPWLKTVAPQAEQQHTFQRPSVPVVREVEIPDSIAVSDLALRMAVKVPEVIKMLMNLGTMVTINQSIDQATAAVVVEEMGHKPKLVKENSLEEEILQVQPQAGEPCPRAPVVTVMGHVDHGKTSLLDRIRSAATAASEKGGITQHIGAYSVRLEDGGRITFLDTPGHEAFTAMRARGTQITDIAVLVVAADDGVMPQTREAIQHARAASVPLVVAVNKIDRKDADPERVRQELAKEQVISEEWGGDTICVNVSASTGEGVDKLLRALDLQAELLELRAVEKGPASGTIIESYMDRTRGPVATLLVQEGELRKGDYLLSGSEHGRVRSLLDERSREIESAGPATPATVLGFSGLPGVGERMIAAPDERKARELAARRKSQSRERGLEARSRNRTEDMFSRIEGGSPDELRIVLKADMQGTAEVLVDALEKCSTEEAKVAVVGSGVGGITESDVNLARTCGGLLFGFNIRADSAARKMIREEGLELRYYSVIYEMLEDVQKILAGMKEPETRDNVLGVAEVREVFRSSGFGQAAGCLVLSGVVRRGSSIRVLRDDVVLFEASLESLRRFKEDVAEVKSGVECGIGLKAYKDIRVGDRIESFERVVQERAAS